The Xiphophorus maculatus strain JP 163 A chromosome 21, X_maculatus-5.0-male, whole genome shotgun sequence genome window below encodes:
- the ube2w gene encoding ubiquitin-conjugating enzyme E2 W — protein MASMQKRLQKELLALQNDPPPGMTLNEKSVQNTITQWIVDMEGAPGTLYEGEKFQLLFKFSGRYPFDSPQVMFTGENIPVHPHVYSNGHICLSILTEDWSPALSVQSVCLSIISMLSSCKEKRRPPDNSFYVRTCNKNPKKTKWWYHDDTC, from the exons AAACGGCTACAAAAGGAATTATTAGCTCTGCAAAATGATCCACCCCCAGGAATGACGCTCAATGAGAAAAGCGTACAGAACACCATCACACA aTGGATTGTAGATATGGAAGGTGCACCTGGCACGTTGTATGAAGGAGAGAAATTTCAGCTGCTTTTCAAATTTAGTGGTCGATATCCCTTTGATTCACCTCAG GTAATGTTCACAGGAGAGAATATACCTGTCCACCCACATGTGTATAGCAACGGTCACATCTGTTTATCTATTCTGACGGAAGACTGGTCACCAGCCCTTTCTGTGCAATCAGTTTGTCTTAGTATTATCAGCATGTTGTCCAGCTGCAAAGAAAAG AGACGACCACCTGATAACTCTTTTTATGTAAGAACATGtaacaaaaatccaaagaaaacaaaatggtggTATCATG ACGATACATGCTAA